The Aphis gossypii isolate Hap1 unplaced genomic scaffold, ASM2018417v2 Contig00215, whole genome shotgun sequence region ATCATCACCGTAAAGGAACTCAAGTGCACTTTTTTGAAGTGATGGTTCGCGTCGCGTATTTACATTATGAACATTAGTACTGTTTAATAAATCCATAACGGACGATCGAATGTTTTCTCGCGCAACGATAGGTTCATGatccaaatttttatatcttggATCTAAAAATGATGAGATTTGTCGTACAGAGACTCTGCTTTCTGAATCACACTCAAGATTAAATCGTTCTTTTATATcagaaataattgtttgcttaaaattacttataatttggtCGTCATTAATGTGTGGTTTTAAAtggttttctaataattttttaagcaatGGCCTTACCATTGAAGTCGGTGAATGCTTTTCTCCACATAGAAGTGCTGTAATTACTTGGAATGGCTTAAAAGAATGACaagaatttctatttttaaccaTTGATGTTTTAAGATTTCTAATTTTTGGGCTATGTGTGTGGAAGTAATAGATCGATCAGCAATCACACTAGAAATTGGACacctgtttttaaaaatacgttcCAGCATTAAGTAGATCGAATTCCATCGTGTCTTACAACATTGCAATAAAGACTGTTCAggcatacctaattatttttgtttatttaataaagatttttttgccAAATTAGAATGTTTAAAATGCCCTACTAAACTGCTACTTAGTTTAATTATTCCGGAAATTGTATCTTCTTTTAAtgctttatttatagatagttGTAAACTATGAGCTGCACACGTCAcatctgaaatattataatttgttgtacTAGTAATTAATTGAACGGcatttactacatttttagCATTATCTGTAATAACAGTcgttaatttatctttaatatcCCAATCAGCGAATACATTTTCTAATCTTTCTGCAATATTTAAAGCTGTATGCCGTTCTTCCATTTCTTGGGTTGTTAAAGTAAATGACAACGGAGACCAATCATTATCTAAAGCATGTGcagttatagtaatatatgaattttgaGCTAATGAAGACCAACAATCCGATGTGCACACATCACTTTGGACatcttttaaattgtttcgAATTTTTTCTTCGAcagttgattttaaaatatgcaatcttttttttaatgcttctTCTTTgataatcttataatttgGTTCTACGACGGCCATAAATTGACGGAACCCAGAACTCGAACAAAATGACAGTGGTAACTGGTTCATAGAAATAAGTTTGGCCAATGCTATATGAATTGACTCTGTTCTTTCTGTACGATCAGTATCATTATCAGGTACAAAAAGACGGCGACGCTTTCTTGGTATCGGTTgtgtaaaatcattattagtaCCTGAAGATGACGATTCACTGTTTGTAAATGAATCTGTATTTTGTAAAGAGTTAATTGCTTCGAGattatttgatgaaattaacctatagatattagatacgtgttggttaaaaataaacactaattttctttacttaaaaatctaatatttactgtaaaaaattaatgcaaatatgtatgtatgtatttaatatgtataatatatgacatttgattttatagtagattttataatagatcgTCTTTTATATATCAACATCGATAACGATAatctaatgtaataaaatttaacgagGTATGATAACATACAATCTATACTCTTGAGGAGTTTGTgctttataagtaataatagtttttatatttgttgaagaaaaataacatacaattaattcgttaaatagaatttttttttttagctagaaacgttttcaaataaaaattacataatttcatgatttcatataatattttgttgcaCAGAGAGTTTCGTTAAATAGAAGTTTGTTAAATAGAAATTTGactgtatttaaatttctttattttggtatttgagatttattgtactattttGTTAGGTTCGAttcaatttttcagaaaacattgtatttattattcactttaatttattcaaatagagTATTAGTAATTTTCGCGATTTAGATCAATTTTGTCAACATTTGCAcatgcatataaaaaatatatagtgattATGTTAGGTTagtatgttatgtttatttgaatctcaaaattttaagtattttgaaaatcataatatgcatataaaatgcTAGAATAATctttgatgaaaatttcaagtatctacggctaatatttttagagttaaacaaaaaaaaacaatacaaaatcgatttattcAAAAGctggttttacaaaaaaactcCTATTTttccttaatatatttttttttgttttaatttttattgcaacaattattgctttattaataaaaaaaaaaaaaatcacagcaaattgttataatgtacatacctTGTTGATGTTCCTGGTTGATTAACtttatgcataatttttaaatgtcttatTAAAGACCCAGTTGTTCCaccaacacaataatattcattgttttcaTCTTCATCACATAATTCTCAATACGCTTTATCCCCTTTCCGTTTAGCATAATCCCAAaccctacttttttttttacccatGACTGTGAAATTGTAACTGTACTTAACGAACAAGCAGTATAGAAAAAAAGTCAAATGTGAAAATACTTgttggtaaaattattatttctaattgaaTTCATCAATAACcgttgataaaattaacaatatatccAATAAAGAGCGTGCTcgcgaaaaataataatcacacaACACAATATTGGGTATACTTCTCTATTGTTAAACCTGGGGATGAGATTACGGCAgacaattcaaaataataataaatcagtaataggtataggtaggtatttgttttatttcatataaacaaGCATCTATATCGATtatctaacataatataataatcagttAATTTGCTCGACACGTGTAATACGTAAAGGactatagaatatatagaatatataatattattataatatattattatactatagaatattatatattatgttatatcacTGCACAAATATCCGTGAACACGTGAATACGTGAATACGTGAACACAGATAGTAAATTCACGTGTATTAAGTATACgtgaatacaaaatttttgttCACGTATACACGGACTTCGTGTTCACGTATGTATTAATTCACGTTTTCGATCGAGACCTCTAGTATTCTcccacatttaaattaaaatgttcatgtcTGAATACACAGCTCACTAAAAAAGAAATCCCTAACAAACAATAGTATAGGTAAGTATCCGTCTGTCTAGActctatttaattcatataatataccctGGGTCCTTTAAGTCAAATGTATCCTAAGATTTCGAAAACCAAAGTTTTCGaaattagttgtatttttatcgatCAACAAGCAACATCACATTTCtacatacattttctttagattttttttcttttaaatatggaTCTCATGACACGTAAGTatctttatagtttttttatatttagctaagttatataaatcatatataaaatgtgttacaaattaaataatacgtcGTTGGGTTTTACGAGACTATTTGATCGAAAAACACTACATGTATTCTATTGTTATCGAAAATGCCCTGTCCCAACCGGTCTATTCTCGACACGTGCAGGTCAGTTTCAGGAATTTTATCGATGCTCTGtttaatacaatgatacccaaaatagttaaaaatctatagtgatatacctaattcccaaataatattttacctaaccCTGGCTTAATTTGTCTTCATCACCGCAAATGCTAAGACACTTGCTCCGTTATCCGTCGATGTACGTTCAGTCTGCTCTAGACAACCATTTCGTACGTACTATTTCCGCGTTTTCACACAAcagtattaacaatttttacaagtgtttaaacactttatttaaacatgtttaaatgcGATAAGTGTCCATCGGTTTTTAACGCGAAGCGTAGTTTGTCGACTCATAAAAAAACTCATCTCGGAATTCGATTCCCATGCACTATTTGCCCAACgacatttataaacaagtcACATCTTAATAGACACCAAAAAAATCTTCatggtatgtatttatataatattatttctcatcactcatgatattaatttaaaataattttttcaagctATCATTAACGTGCCTGCCCATCGTCAACCCGCCGCACGTGAAGATATACAGATAGCACCGCAAATAACTGTTCCAGATATACCAGCTGGTGGTTCAAACATGTTATCTGATGACGATATTTGTATGATTGCAATGGATGCATATGAAATGCTAGACGCTAAtacaggtatttatattttatcactcgCGACATTTTCGACaacacatttttagttattaattaggatttttattttttaaagattcttACACTACAACCGATAACGGGAAACGTGCTTCTTCCGCAAACACTACGTCTGCTATCAAAGCTAAAAAAGCACGTTTACTTCTTGTACAGTCTCCCGGCTTTATAGAAATTTCGTCTTCTGCAAATAGAAAAGTCGTATGGTATTACgcaaaaaatatcgaaaatattcaaaactaaatcgacatttttaattcgattAAATCTGAATTAGTCGAGTTACTAAAATCACAAGCGTCTAAACATCCgatcaagtttaatttaaagctgGAAGCTACATACAATATTCCAAATGTTGATAATACATCAGAGAACCGTTCATTTAAGACCTCAGCTAGACCGATTTTTGCCGAAACTGGTGTACGGGAAATTGTTGAAGAaggcattataaaattaatggctGAACAAGACGAATATTCTAGCAAGGGAAGTGGTTATACGCTACAGTGTATTGACGGAATATTATTAGGTGTTTATCAATATACGCCTATGAGCGCATCGTCTTATATTCCGTTACCTGATTtcattgaaagaaaaaaagctGTAATCAACCCGCAAAACTCAGACCAACAGTGCTTCAAGTGGGCTATATTAGCAAAAC contains the following coding sequences:
- the LOC126553347 gene encoding E3 SUMO-protein ligase ZBED1-like, whose amino-acid sequence is MVRPLLKKLLENHLKPHINDDQIISNFKQTIISDIKERFNLECDSESRVSVRQISSFLDPRYKNLDHEPIVARENIRSSVMDLLNSTNVHNVNTRREPSLQKSALEFLYGDDVTEVNDLTTEFQNYLAEPQLKFDLNSFDWWKSREDKYPAIGILAKKYLSIPATSVSSERCFSTAGNVVNSKRTSLLTKNVNLLVFLYQNRNLIP